From the Oryza glaberrima chromosome 5, OglaRS2, whole genome shotgun sequence genome, one window contains:
- the LOC127774081 gene encoding zinc finger CCCH domain-containing protein 35: protein MMMMGEGAHAPPWQQHVASPVSGVEGGGGKESEVVAAPYHLLDALRHYLPSNEAAAAEDEEEAAAVAAAVDAYACDEFRMYEFKVRRCARGRSHDWTECPFAHPGEKARRRDPRRYCYSGTACPDFRKGGCKRGDACEFAHGVFECWLHPARYRTQPCKDGTACRRRVCFFAHTPDQLRVLPPSQQQGSNSPRGCGGGGAGAAASPLAESYDGSPLRRQAFESYLTKSIMSSSPTSTLVSPPRSPPSESPPLSPDAAGALRRGAWAGVGSPVNDVLVSLRQLRLGSPRSAPSCASFLPAGYQYGSPKSPAAAAAAALYSLPSTPTRPSPVTVTTASGTTVTVEPLDLGLIEEEQPMERVESGRALREKVFERLSKEATVSTDAAAAAAGVAPDVGWVSDLIN, encoded by the coding sequence atgatgatgatgggtgAGGGCGCGCACGCGCCGCCGTGGCAGCAGCACGTGGCGTCGCCGGTGAGCGGcgtggagggaggaggtgggaaGGAGAGCGAGGTGGTGGCCGCGCCGTACCACCTGCTCGACGCGCTGCGGCATTACCTGCCGTCgaacgaggcggcggcggcggaggatgaggaggaggccgcggcggtggcggcggcggtggacgcgtaCGCGTGCGATGAGTTCAGGATGTACGAGTTCAAGGTGCGGCGGTGCGCGCGCGGGCGGAGCCATGACTGGACGGAGTGCCCCTTCGCGCACCCGGGGGAGAAGGCGCGGCGGAGGGACCCCAGGCGGTACTGCTACTCCGGCACGGCGTGCCCGGACTTCCGCAAGGGCGGGTGCAAGCGCGGCGACGCCTGCGAGTTCGCGCACGGGGTGTTCGAGTGCTGGCTCCACCCGGCGCGCTACCGGACGCAGCCCTGCAAGGACGgcaccgcctgccgccgccgcgtctgcttCTTCGCCCACACCCCCGACCAGCTCCGCGTCCTCCCGCCCTCGCAGCAGCAGGGCTCGAACAGCCCGaggggttgcggcggcggcggcgcgggcgccgcggcgtccccgctcgccgagtcctACGACGGCTCGCCGCTCCGGCGCCAGGCGTTCGAGAGCTACCTCACCAAGAGCATCATGTCGTCGTCGCCCACCAGCACGCTCGTCTCCccgccgaggtcgccgccgtccgagTCCCCGCCATTgtcgcccgacgccgccggcgcgctccGTCGCGGCGCGTGGGCAGGAGTCGGCTCCCCGGTCAACGACGTGCTCGTCTCGCTCCGCCAGCTCCGCCTCGGCTCCCCGAGGTCGGCGCCGTCGtgcgcctccttcctccccgccGGCTACCAGTACGGCTCCCCCaaatcccccgccgccgccgccgccgcggcgctctaCAGCCTCCCGTCCACCCCGACAAGGCCATCGCCGGTGACGGTCACCACCGCCTCCGGCACCACCGTCACCGTCGAGCCGCTCGACCTCGGGCTCATCGAGGAGGAGCAACCCATGGAGAGGGTGGAGTCCGGGAGAGCTCTCCGGGAGAAGGTGTTCGAGCGTCTCAGCAAAGAAGCCACCGtgtccaccgacgccgccgccgccgccgccggcgtcgcgcccGACGTCGGCTGGGTATCCGACCTCATCAACTGA